DNA sequence from the Maribacter dokdonensis DSW-8 genome:
TGGGTACTTTAGGTAAATCACCGATTACGATTTCCCCATTACACTCAGAAAAATCTTTTGATAATCTTTTTTGAACATTTTCAACAATTACATTTAAATCAACAGGTACAAATTCCTGCGAAGATTTCTTGAATTCTGAAAACACCAATAGGTCATTCAGAATATTACGCATGCGCTGGGATTCGTTCTTTATACTGTTCAAATATTTTATAGTCTCCGAATTTAACGTCTCACAGTTTTTTTCGAGTATTACACTGGAAAACATCTGTATTTTCCTCAACGGCTCTTGAAGATCATGGCTAGATACAAAATCAAAAGATTCCAATAGAAAATCTTTCTTTTGAATTTCTAAATCCTTTAGACGTAATTTTTCTATAGCATCTAAATGAAATGATATAAGTTCAGCGTAAGCGGTGAACATACCAATAACCTTAGAATTGTTAAGCTTGTTCGGTGCGGGGTCTAAAGCACAAAGTGTACCGAAAAACGTTCCATTCTGCAAAACGATAGGTACTGAAATATAACTTTGAAATCCATACTGAATCGGTATTGGATTATTGCAGAATTTTTCATCTTCATTAACATGGTCTATGACCACCAACGTATTAGTACGTCTAACATCTCGGCAAAATGTTGTTTTAATATCAAGTTCATCACCGGGTACTAGACCAAACTCTAAATTGTCTTTAACTGCACAAGTAACCCATTTTTTTGAAGTGACCTTGGCAACCACTGCAAAACCTAATCCTGTAGATTGTACTATGACATCTAGAATAGTAGGTAGTATTTTAATAGACTGTACATCTTTAATCGTTTGATTGAAATTTTCGATCATTATATTGGGGTGATGGTAGTTTAACAAAAGCTTCAAAGTATTGAAATATACACGGAAGTTTATTGAAGTTACATTAAATTATTTATCTATTTGCATAAGTGCGGTATTCATGTCAAAATTAATCTCTGAAATTTTTTTGAACAAGTCGCCTTGCTCTTTAATTCTTGTTATATAATCTTTCATTTTAAAATGTCTAGGGGTTAATTTATTATTTAATTCTTGCCAATGTAATGGGGCAGAAATTGGTGCTTCCGCAATTGGTCTTACCGAGTGGACCGATGCAATGGTGTGACCTCTACGGTTCTGTAAATAGTCTAAATATATCCTACCTTTTCGTTTGTTTATGCTACGTTCTAAAGTGGTCAATTCTGGTAGTCTTTCTTCCACCAATAGACATAAAAGTTTAATAAAATTTCGGACTTCTTCATAACTGTATTTGGTAGACATGGGTAGGTAAATATGAATGCCTTTAGATCCAGATAGCTTGCAAAAACTTTCAATTTTTAGATCACTTAATATCTTATGAAACTCTTTTGCTACTTCAACCACTTTTTTAAATGCCATATTCTTTGGTGGATCTAAATCAATAATGCCATAATCGGGCTTGTCCAAGCTCAATTTTCTAGAACTCCACGGATTAATTTCAATGCACCCTAAATTGGCCATATAAATTAATGATGCGGTATTTTGACACATTAGGTAATTTATTTCGCGTTCGGAAGATTTAGAGTATACTGATACCGTTTCAAACCAATCGGGCAAGTAATCATTATCCTTCTGATAAAAACTTTCTTGATGTATACCATTTGGATGACGATGTAAATTTTGGGGACGATCGATCAAATGGGGTAGTAGGTAATCAGATATATTTAAATAATAATCGATCAGGTTGAACTTGGTAAGTTTTGATTCTGGCCAATATATTTTATCTAGATTACTAATGGGCACTTTTAATCCGTCAATAGTAATAACCTCTTTTGAGGAAGTTGATTTTTTAATGCTGACCTCGGTATTTTTTGGTTCAATTGGTATTTTAGGAATTTCACTTTTAATACGTTTTAAAACAGGATTTCTTAACAATCCGTTCTTTGTGAGTTCAGAGAATATAATCTCACATTCCAATAGAGGTTTTGTCCAGTGTGGTATTCTACCTTTTAATGGTATTTTATTTTCAAACACATTTTCGTTCACCTCATATTTAGAAAGAAGTAATTGTAATTCTTTACGGCTTTTATCGGTAAAGCCTGTACCACAATTGCCGATATATTTTAATTTGTCCTGTTGATATTGACCAAGAATTAAAGAGCCGATCAATTCTGGACTATTAGCGGATTCGGTAAAACCACAGATGATAGCATCTGTACTTTGAACGCCCTTGACTTTTAACCATTTTTCTGTTCTAGATCCAACAGCGTAATTGGAATTTTGCTCTTTGGCCATTACACCTTCCATACCCGCTTCAATAGCTTTTTCAAAAAGTGCGGTACCCATACCTTCAATATGGTCACAGTATTGTGTTATAGTCAAATCACCTATAACATCATTGATAAGACTTTTTCGCTCTATCAATTTTAGGTCCAGCATGCTATGACCGTTCAAGTAAAGCATGTCAAAAACATAAAACCGTAATTCTCCCTTACTGTCAGGATAGTTTTGAAGTTCACCAAATTGCGATACGCCATTGCTATCCACCAGAACTACTTCACCATCTAAAATAACATCGTGTTCAATAGTGGCTAATTCATCATGAAGTTTGGAAAATTTAGTGTTATAGTTGATGCCATTCCTTGATTGTAAGAGTACCTTACCTTTTGTAATGTGTGCTATAACTCTATAGCCATCCCATTTAAGTTCAAAAATATAGTTTGGGTCATTGAATATATCTTTAGTGGAAGATGCCAGCATGGGCTGTAATATGGATCCCGGTTTAAGTTGTGTGACAAATTTCTTTTTTCGTGTTGTAGAAATTGGAACCAATGTTTCAGCATCATAAAAAGTGGTAATGGCATATTCATCTTTCTTTTTAAGCAGTAACCATTGTTCGGTATCGTTTTTTGAAGTGGTACGAACTAATGCAAAACGTCCTCTAATTTTACTTCCGTAAAAATTCAATTTGATATTGCCTATTGCCAGTTGTTCGGATAGTTCTTTATCCGTTTCCTTGGAATCCACCTCAAAAGTTCCCGTATCCCAAATGATCATATGACCTGCACCGTAATTTCCCTTTGGTATTGTGCCGTGAAAAGTCAGGTATTCTAGTGGATGATCTTCAGTACGCACAGCCAAGCGTTTATCTTTTGGATTCATTGAAGGTCCTTTAGGTATTGCCCAACTTTTAAGTGTTCCGTTGATTTCTAACCTAAGGTCATAATGTAATCTACTTGCTGCATGGCGCTGAATTACAAATCTTTGGTTGTTGGAAACAGGCTGTAATTCCCCTTTAGGCTCGGGGGTTTTCTCAAAATTCCGCTTATCATAATATTGTTTTAAGCTCACGGTTTAAGATGCTTTTTTTTCTCGTTTTTCCAAACTCGCTTTCAGTTGTGCCATTAGGTCTTTTGCGGGAGTAGGTTTAGATTCGAATTTTTCGGGTTTTGAAATTTTACCGGAAGCTTTGGAGTTTATAATTTTTAAAAGTTGCTCGTTATAAATATCCTTGAACTTTTTAAAATTGAACTTTTCGGTATACTGCTCAATTAAAGACATTGCCATATCCATTTCTTTTTTTGCAATTTTAGTCTTTGGAAGTTCTAATTCTTCAGTGCTTCGAATCTCATCTTGAAATCGTATTACATGCAATACCAAAGCATCTTTATAAACACCTATTAACGATAAATGTTCTTTTTGGCGCATTACAAAAGTAGCTACACCCAATTTTTCGGTTTTCTTTAATGCATCTCGTAATAATGAATATGACTTTTCACCACCTTTTTGAGGTTTAATGAAATAGGGTTTTTTAAAAAGAACATCTGACACTTCATCTTCCATGATAAATTGCTCTATATCAATGGTCTTGCTCTTTTTAATGTTCGCATTTTCAAAATCTTGCTTTTCTAGAACAATGTACTCGTCATCTTTTTTATAGCCTTTTACGATATCTTTCCATTCCACTTCTTTCCCAGTTTCTTCATTTACACGTTTGTAGCGTATTCTTGCACCGTCATGACTATCTAACATATCTAGATCCAACTTTCTATCTTCAGAGCCTGAAAATAGTTTTATGGGGATAGATACTAGACCGAAGCTTATTGAACCGTTCCAAATTGATCTCATAATTTTTTATTAGGGTTAATTGGTGTTTGTCCGGTAATTTTCATTTACCAAAATTTAATTTAGGAAATAGCTAAAGTGCATGATAACTCTAACTACATTTTGTTTAACCTAAAAGGGATTGTAAGCTATATAAGTTTTATTGCGTTAATAATTTCTTCATATCCATTATTTACAATTTTTAATTTTACACGCATATTAAGTTTTTGATGCTCTTTATTTGTGTAAAGAGTTTAGAATTTGGATTTGGTTGACCACCTCGCCTCGAGGTGGTTTTTTTGTTTCAACATTTTTGTTGATAATTTTTTCAAAGTTACGACACATTATTTGGAATATATCCTGAAATTTGGACAATGTCCATAACCGTATTTAGAAATTATAATATTAAGTGTATAAAAGCTCTTCTTAAAGAAATTGGAAAAGAGCGCTATGAGTGTGCATTAAGGGATTCTGGACTAATGGCGCAAAAACCTATTTCTATGCAGGGTTTCTACGTGGAATATGAAACGGATACCAATGATATTTATTTATACTACCGGTATCCATCGCAAGTAACATTTAAGATCATGCCGGTATTGGGATTCTGGAACTTACCGTATGA
Encoded proteins:
- the ligD gene encoding DNA ligase D; protein product: MSLKQYYDKRNFEKTPEPKGELQPVSNNQRFVIQRHAASRLHYDLRLEINGTLKSWAIPKGPSMNPKDKRLAVRTEDHPLEYLTFHGTIPKGNYGAGHMIIWDTGTFEVDSKETDKELSEQLAIGNIKLNFYGSKIRGRFALVRTTSKNDTEQWLLLKKKDEYAITTFYDAETLVPISTTRKKKFVTQLKPGSILQPMLASSTKDIFNDPNYIFELKWDGYRVIAHITKGKVLLQSRNGINYNTKFSKLHDELATIEHDVILDGEVVLVDSNGVSQFGELQNYPDSKGELRFYVFDMLYLNGHSMLDLKLIERKSLINDVIGDLTITQYCDHIEGMGTALFEKAIEAGMEGVMAKEQNSNYAVGSRTEKWLKVKGVQSTDAIICGFTESANSPELIGSLILGQYQQDKLKYIGNCGTGFTDKSRKELQLLLSKYEVNENVFENKIPLKGRIPHWTKPLLECEIIFSELTKNGLLRNPVLKRIKSEIPKIPIEPKNTEVSIKKSTSSKEVITIDGLKVPISNLDKIYWPESKLTKFNLIDYYLNISDYLLPHLIDRPQNLHRHPNGIHQESFYQKDNDYLPDWFETVSVYSKSSEREINYLMCQNTASLIYMANLGCIEINPWSSRKLSLDKPDYGIIDLDPPKNMAFKKVVEVAKEFHKILSDLKIESFCKLSGSKGIHIYLPMSTKYSYEEVRNFIKLLCLLVEERLPELTTLERSINKRKGRIYLDYLQNRRGHTIASVHSVRPIAEAPISAPLHWQELNNKLTPRHFKMKDYITRIKEQGDLFKKISEINFDMNTALMQIDK
- the ku gene encoding non-homologous end joining protein Ku, with amino-acid sequence MRSIWNGSISFGLVSIPIKLFSGSEDRKLDLDMLDSHDGARIRYKRVNEETGKEVEWKDIVKGYKKDDEYIVLEKQDFENANIKKSKTIDIEQFIMEDEVSDVLFKKPYFIKPQKGGEKSYSLLRDALKKTEKLGVATFVMRQKEHLSLIGVYKDALVLHVIRFQDEIRSTEELELPKTKIAKKEMDMAMSLIEQYTEKFNFKKFKDIYNEQLLKIINSKASGKISKPEKFESKPTPAKDLMAQLKASLEKREKKAS
- a CDS encoding GAF domain-containing sensor histidine kinase, translating into MIENFNQTIKDVQSIKILPTILDVIVQSTGLGFAVVAKVTSKKWVTCAVKDNLEFGLVPGDELDIKTTFCRDVRRTNTLVVIDHVNEDEKFCNNPIPIQYGFQSYISVPIVLQNGTFFGTLCALDPAPNKLNNSKVIGMFTAYAELISFHLDAIEKLRLKDLEIQKKDFLLESFDFVSSHDLQEPLRKIQMFSSVILEKNCETLNSETIKYLNSIKNESQRMRNILNDLLVFSEFKKSSQEFVPVDLNVIVENVQKRLSKDFSECNGEIVIGDLPKVPIMPDQIEQLFYNLIINAITFKSNDCNLELSITCKIEHGSDLAYEKLDIGTKYCKLVFTDNGIGFDPRYNEKIFGMFNRLDTEKQSHSTGIGLTIARRITENHKGFIIANGELNKGATFTVYLPMTQ